AGCCACAACAGCCACCACTTTCAAAAAGCAATATGTCAACTATTTCTAAATACATCAAACATCAAGGATCAATCTTACCTTCTTATTTCTTCTCCCACGGGGGACCTACATTTATGTACGaaaatgattcatttgGTAATAAAGGCGCTTGGAACAAAGTCAAAACCATAGGACATCAAATCAAAGCATTACCAGCTACCGAAAAACCCGATTACATCATTGTAGTTAGTGCACATTGGCAAAGTGATGCGccaaatacaattgaaattggtacAACTTGGGCTAATGATGGAAATGGTGAAAATTCATTAGTTTATGATTTCCATGGATTTCCTAAACACATGTATGCTGAAGAATTCCACTCGTATAATAATGCAGCAGTAGCCAAGGCTATTAAATCGAAGTTGGCTGAATCTGGCTTCAAGACTGAATTAACTGATCGTGGAATTGATCATGGAGTATGGGTGCCTTTTAAAGTAGCTTTTAGTGGGTACAATACTTTAACTAATCCACAACCTGATTACAAAGAGAAACGAAAATTGGATTTACCTGACATTTCCGTCATACAAGTATCATTAACTTCAAACgatattgatttcaatagTCACTTTAAATTAGGTCAAGCACTCGATTTCTTCCGTCagaatcaaatttgggATGATGTTCATCAAAAGTATCTCAAAGGTATGGTTATATGTTCCGGTATGTCCGTTCATAATTTACGTGATTTGGGATTATCAATGCAATACATGCAACAAAACCCCACGGCAAAGGGATTACCATATGTAAAACCATTCAATGATTTAGTCAAACtgattgttgaaactgatgATTCAAAGAGCGGCAGCTCTTCTACTACTGTAATATcccaattgaatgatttgaaacGGGATCCATTGTTGAGAAAAGCACATCCGACTTTGGAACATTTTTTACCTTTAGTTGTTGCTTGTGGAATCGCTAATGATGCAAAGCAAAATGTTAAAGAGATTtacaatgatgaattgggtAGCTTAGGTTGGGGTATTTATCAAGTTGGTAACAACATAGAGGCtaagatttgaaaatagatTAGGCACCTGTTGATCCTTTATAGTTATTTATTGACATTAATATACACAATTTTTAATCTTCACTTTCCGGCTGTGAGACCCTCAGTAATCGTTCCTCCTCCTGTTTATCCTCATACAATCCATGCTAATATAGCTTCATCTACTcatcttttcaaaacttcattCAAAGCATCAGCAACTTGTCCTTCACTCAACCCCTCCAAATTCTTTCTAACTTCTTCCCCCCTTTCGAATCTAGCAGTTAAACTTGGAGGTATACCATAACTTTCTCTTATTAATATAGGTAATTTATATTCAGTTTGCTGTtttaaagttgaataaTTGGTAGTGAGAAATTTACGCAATGGTACTGATGCTTCACCGGTTTGTGATAGATGAAACctcaattctttcaaagcGGTCGGAATGACAAATTTGGACATGTTTGGTTGTGGGTGAGTTATTTCTTGGATGATGTATTCCACTGTCTgtattgatttttttcttcccTTTGTTTTAgtaattgatttaattggAATATGACTGGTAGAGCTTTTTCTTGAAGGTCGTGcagaaattcaaattgcaaaattaaTGAGAGATCTACAAAGGATATCACCTTTTTACATTGGAATAATCGTACATTCTAAGTTGCCTCTACTTACAGACATCGGCGAGATGCTGGAAAGACTAGAGCCTCACCGTCCTAATCATACCacatcttgatcaattcttcaCTGACTGCGGATGGCGTCAAAACACCCAAATCGGTAATCAAAGCCGTAATATAATCATGAGGAgtgaaatcaacaatatgaTGATCTAAAAACTGACCACCATGGCTATTAAAATACTCCTTGTACCTTTGGTTTTCCTCTGTCAGTTCGTTCAATGAAGCAATATAATTCATGTTTGGTAAATCATTAGGAGCCAATGGAAACATTCTCACAAATTTATGTGATTCAGTAACCACATAAAATGGTTTATTATTAACTTTAGCTAAAcatccaatttgataagTTCCAATATGATTTATTATTCCACCACTTTCAGCTACACCTTCAGCACCAACTAtaattttatcaacattATGCAAAACATATCCCACGGCGTTATCAACAATTACTTCACATGGGATGTCTGCTTCTCGTAATTTCTCCGCCATAACATATCCATTCCCAGTGGGTCTTGATTCAGTCACCAACACTTTAAACCTAGTtaattgttcttgttttgCTTTGAGCAATAGTGTGTATACGACACGGGAAAAACTATGAACAAGAATAACATCGTCATCTTTAATAAAGGGTAATCCGAACTCGGCCAGCTTTTCCCTGGAAATTTTGGCTCTTTGAACAAACAATTCTCCATTCTCAATCAAGTTTTGCAGAAATGATTCCCAATCACTATATATGTTTGTGTTTCTCAATATAAATCTCATGAATAAATCACAGCCAGCTGAAAGGGAGATATTATTCGGTATGGAGGATTTtaacaaatcaatatttttcgaaacaagattgatcaattctgatgatgttgatggtCTGTTTAAACGTAACATTTCAACAAGACTCTCAATTGCCGCTATCGGCATAGTCAACTCTTTATCATCTTCTAGTATCTTTAAATAAGTAGCTTTGATGTCAAATGGTTCGACTGAGGACATCGTAAAAGTGTTGTTTCTTGATGGCGGTGATTCAATTGTAGTGTAAATTTTTCTAACTCCAAGACACCTCTCTCTCTTACATGGTACACAAAATTGGGAAAAATTCCTGTGATGATCTCTTGAACTTTTCCTTTCAACCACGTAGTTTATACTTTTGCATCGCTCATGAGT
The sequence above is a segment of the Candida orthopsilosis Co 90-125, chromosome 8 draft sequence genome. Coding sequences within it:
- a CDS encoding Gcn3 translation initiator encodes the protein MSSVEPFDIKATYLKILEDDKELTMPIAAIESLVEMLRLNRPSTSSELINLVSKNIDLLKSSIPNNISLSAGCDLFMRFILRNTNIYSDWESFSQNLIENGELFVQRAKISREKSAEFGLPFIKDDDVILVHSFSRVVYTLLLKAKQEQLTRFKVLVTESRPTGNGYVMAEKLREADIPCEVIVDNAVGYVLHNVDKIIVGAEGVAESGGIINHIGTYQIGCLAKVNNKPFYVVTESHKFVRMFPLAPNDLPNMNYIASLNESTEENQRYKEYFNSHGGQFLDHHIVDFTPHDYITALITDLGVLTPSAVSEELIKMWYD